A region of Actinomycetota bacterium DNA encodes the following proteins:
- a CDS encoding succinate dehydrogenase iron-sulfur subunit: MDDGNGLGDVLEASDRRAAGAGGRVSLTLRIRRYNPETRGQESWWDEFTIESEPDDRLLDALHHVKWYLDGTLALRRSCAHGICGSDAMMINGRNALACKIIVRDVAPRVTVEPIRGLPVLKDLIVDMEPFFAGYRSVLPYLINDSGEPEKERLQSPEERHRYDDTTKCILCAACTTSCPIFWGDEEYVGPAAIVNAHRFVYDSRDEGGRRRLEILAEKNGVFRCRTTFNCTDACPRGIEVTKAIQDVKRSILFDRF; this comes from the coding sequence ATGGACGACGGCAACGGCCTCGGCGACGTCCTGGAGGCATCCGACCGCCGGGCGGCGGGCGCCGGTGGACGGGTATCGCTGACGTTGAGGATCCGCCGCTACAACCCCGAGACCCGCGGCCAGGAATCGTGGTGGGACGAGTTCACGATCGAGAGTGAACCGGACGACCGGCTGCTCGACGCGCTTCACCACGTGAAGTGGTACCTGGACGGGACGTTGGCGCTTCGACGTTCGTGCGCGCACGGGATCTGCGGCTCCGACGCGATGATGATCAACGGACGAAACGCCCTGGCGTGCAAGATCATCGTTCGCGACGTGGCACCACGCGTCACCGTCGAACCGATCCGCGGCCTCCCCGTGCTGAAGGACCTCATCGTCGACATGGAGCCGTTCTTCGCCGGGTATCGGTCCGTGCTGCCGTACCTGATCAACGACTCGGGCGAACCGGAGAAGGAACGCCTCCAGTCACCCGAGGAACGTCACCGGTACGACGACACCACCAAATGCATCCTGTGCGCGGCGTGCACAACCTCGTGTCCGATCTTCTGGGGTGACGAGGAGTACGTCGGCCCCGCCGCGATCGTCAATGCCCACCGGTTCGTCTACGACTCGCGCGACGAGGGCGGGAGGCGGCGCCTCGAGATCCTCGCCGAGAAGAACGGCGTGTTCCGCTGCCGGACGACGTTCAACTGCACGGACGCGTGCCCACGCGGGATCGAGGTCACCAAGGCGATCCAGGACGTGAAGCGCTCGATCCTGTTCGACCGGTTCTAG
- the sdhA gene encoding succinate dehydrogenase flavoprotein subunit, with protein sequence MTTVHTYDAVIVGAGGAGLRAAIEAADRVRTAVISKLYPTRSHTGTAQGGMCAALANVEEDYPEWHAFDTVKGGDYLVDQPAAQLMTEEAVDAVYQLEHWGLPFNRTPEGRIDQRRFGGHTRNHGEAPVRRACYAADRTGHMILQTLYQQCVKRDVRFFNEFYVLDQLLSDGRCAGVVAYELATGEIHVFRAKSVLYATGGYGRIFKVSSNAHTLTGDGPAVLFRRGIPLQDMEFFQFHPTGVYKLGILLSEAVRGEGGILINSEGERFMERYAPTVKDLAPRDLVSRAIYQEIKEGRGVGPRRDAVYLDVRHLPHDVIEEKLPDVTEFARVYLGVEPTREPVPIQPTAHYAMGGIPTNTDAQVVVGEEESPVPGLYAAGECACVSVHGANRLGTNSLLDIVVFGRRGGLHMSEFARDADLPDLPDAPDVRVRETIDGLLNRPEGANAADIRAELQEQMFDLAFVVRSETSLQKMADVLVGLRERYERVFVQDTGKAFNTELTEVIELGFMLDCADALVAAALARDESRGGHYREDHPLRDDANWLKHSLAYRKADGSIELETKPVKLGPYIPMERKY encoded by the coding sequence ATGACGACCGTCCACACGTACGACGCCGTGATCGTCGGCGCGGGGGGGGCAGGACTCCGCGCGGCGATCGAGGCGGCCGACCGCGTCCGGACCGCCGTCATCTCGAAGCTGTACCCGACGCGCTCCCATACCGGCACCGCACAGGGGGGGATGTGTGCGGCGCTGGCGAACGTCGAGGAGGACTACCCCGAGTGGCACGCGTTCGACACGGTGAAGGGCGGCGACTACCTCGTCGACCAGCCGGCGGCGCAGCTCATGACGGAAGAGGCCGTCGACGCCGTCTACCAGCTCGAGCACTGGGGGTTGCCGTTCAACCGAACGCCCGAGGGTCGGATCGATCAGCGGCGCTTCGGCGGTCACACGCGCAACCACGGTGAGGCGCCGGTACGGCGCGCGTGCTACGCCGCCGATCGAACCGGCCACATGATCCTGCAGACGCTGTACCAGCAGTGCGTCAAACGCGACGTTCGATTCTTCAACGAGTTCTACGTGCTCGACCAGCTGCTCTCGGACGGCCGATGCGCGGGAGTCGTCGCGTACGAACTTGCGACCGGCGAGATACACGTGTTCCGCGCGAAATCGGTGCTGTACGCGACCGGCGGGTACGGCCGAATATTCAAGGTGAGCTCGAACGCGCACACGCTCACCGGCGACGGTCCCGCGGTGCTGTTCCGCCGCGGCATCCCTCTGCAGGACATGGAGTTCTTCCAGTTCCATCCGACCGGCGTGTACAAGCTCGGCATCCTGCTGTCCGAGGCCGTGCGCGGCGAAGGCGGCATCCTCATCAACTCCGAGGGCGAGCGGTTCATGGAGCGCTATGCGCCGACCGTGAAAGACCTCGCTCCGAGAGACCTCGTCTCGCGCGCGATCTACCAGGAGATCAAGGAAGGACGAGGCGTCGGGCCTCGACGCGACGCGGTGTACCTCGACGTTCGACACCTTCCACACGATGTGATCGAGGAGAAGCTGCCGGACGTAACGGAGTTCGCGCGGGTGTACCTCGGCGTGGAGCCCACGCGAGAGCCGGTGCCGATCCAGCCGACGGCGCACTACGCCATGGGCGGGATCCCCACCAACACGGATGCCCAGGTCGTCGTGGGCGAGGAGGAGTCGCCGGTTCCGGGCCTGTACGCGGCCGGCGAATGTGCGTGCGTCAGCGTCCACGGAGCCAACCGCCTGGGGACCAACTCGCTGCTCGACATCGTCGTGTTCGGGCGTCGTGGTGGACTCCACATGAGCGAGTTCGCGCGCGACGCAGACCTACCGGACCTGCCCGACGCCCCGGACGTGCGGGTACGCGAGACGATCGACGGGCTGTTGAACCGGCCCGAGGGCGCGAACGCCGCCGACATCCGCGCCGAGCTCCAGGAGCAGATGTTCGACCTGGCGTTCGTGGTGCGTTCGGAGACAAGCCTGCAGAAGATGGCCGACGTCCTCGTCGGGCTGCGGGAGCGGTACGAACGGGTCTTCGTTCAGGACACGGGCAAGGCCTTCAACACGGAGCTCACCGAGGTCATCGAGCTGGGCTTCATGCTGGACTGCGCGGACGCGCTCGTCGCGGCGGCCCTCGCTCGGGACGAGAGCCGGGGCGGTCATTACCGCGAGGATCACCCGCTCCGCGACGATGCGAACTGGCTGAAGCACTCGCTCGCGTACCGTAAGGCGGACGGCTCGATCGAGCTGGAGACCAAGCCGGTGAAGCTCGGGCCGTACATCCCGATGGAGCGCAAGTACTGA
- a CDS encoding succinate dehydrogenase hydrophobic membrane anchor subunit, with protein MSVGTRTGTPPALPPGRGTGVRRDRRDRPAGGFELWSWLFMRVSGVALLVLAVGHVLIMHVLDEGVSRVDFEFVQLRWQSPLWRTWDWALLVLALLHGVNGLRVTVQDYVRWPGARFALNVLFALTGFVLFVLGTVIVFTFDPNAWPRPS; from the coding sequence GTGAGCGTCGGGACACGTACCGGAACGCCACCGGCCCTCCCGCCCGGTCGAGGGACGGGGGTTCGGCGGGACCGCCGCGATCGTCCCGCGGGCGGGTTCGAGCTCTGGTCCTGGTTGTTCATGCGCGTGAGCGGCGTCGCGCTGCTCGTTCTCGCCGTCGGCCACGTCCTCATCATGCACGTGCTGGACGAGGGCGTTTCGCGCGTCGACTTCGAGTTCGTGCAGCTCCGCTGGCAGAGCCCGCTCTGGCGCACGTGGGACTGGGCGCTCCTGGTCCTCGCGCTCCTCCACGGCGTCAACGGACTGCGCGTGACGGTGCAGGACTACGTCCGCTGGCCCGGCGCGCGATTCGCGCTGAACGTGCTGTTCGCGCTCACCGGATTCGTCCTGTTCGTCCTGGGAACGGTCATCGTGTTCACGTTCGATCCGAACGCTTGGCCTCGCCCGTCCTGA
- the sdhC gene encoding succinate dehydrogenase, cytochrome b556 subunit has product MAKRRADVGTLYKGSPGQWSWLAHRITGLAVTLFLFAHVVDTAVVGWGPDAYNRVTEVYHNWVVRVLELGLVAAVLYHAINGLKIMVFDFWPSTTRYMKPISAASTVLFLGSMIPITWIMGREILNLAFGWDL; this is encoded by the coding sequence ATGGCCAAACGAAGGGCTGACGTCGGCACGCTCTACAAGGGCAGTCCCGGCCAATGGTCATGGCTCGCGCACAGGATCACCGGACTCGCCGTCACCCTGTTCTTGTTCGCGCACGTGGTCGACACCGCGGTCGTCGGTTGGGGGCCCGACGCCTACAACCGGGTGACCGAGGTCTACCACAACTGGGTCGTGCGGGTGCTCGAGCTCGGTCTGGTCGCGGCCGTGCTGTACCACGCGATCAACGGCCTGAAGATCATGGTGTTCGACTTCTGGCCGTCGACCACTCGGTACATGAAGCCGATCTCGGCCGCGTCGACGGTTCTGTTCCTGGGCAGCATGATCCCGATCACCTGGATCATGGGTCGCGAGATCCTCAACCTCGCCTTCGGGTGGGACCTGTGA
- a CDS encoding O-methyltransferase: MVVVRTPEQMDVVDPRIEEYMRTLLTRFDEPTLLEMETYAAERDFPIVDRLVGVTLELHARSIRARRVFELGSGFGYSAYWFSRAVGSGGEVHCTDGDPKNEPRAIEYLSRAGLADPVRWHVGDALRSFAGVDGEFDVVFSDIDKHEYPDAWRAVRDRIRVGGLYLCDNTLSYGGGSVLTDGEWPAAIREHNALIAEDERYVSVINPTRQGVLVAMRTV; the protein is encoded by the coding sequence ATGGTCGTCGTGCGAACCCCGGAGCAGATGGACGTCGTCGATCCGCGTATCGAGGAGTACATGCGGACGCTCCTCACCCGGTTCGACGAACCCACGTTGCTCGAGATGGAGACGTACGCCGCCGAGCGCGACTTTCCCATCGTCGACCGGCTCGTCGGCGTCACCCTGGAGCTGCATGCCCGTTCGATCCGCGCTCGACGCGTCTTCGAGCTCGGTTCCGGCTTCGGCTACTCGGCGTACTGGTTCTCACGCGCCGTCGGTTCCGGCGGGGAGGTCCACTGCACCGACGGTGACCCGAAAAACGAGCCGAGGGCGATCGAGTACCTCTCGCGAGCCGGTCTGGCGGACCCCGTCCGCTGGCATGTCGGCGACGCGCTCCGGAGCTTCGCGGGCGTCGACGGCGAATTCGACGTCGTCTTCAGCGACATCGACAAGCACGAGTACCCCGACGCGTGGCGCGCGGTTCGCGACCGGATCCGGGTCGGCGGCCTGTACCTGTGCGACAACACCCTGTCCTACGGCGGAGGATCCGTCCTCACCGACGGCGAGTGGCCGGCGGCGATCCGGGAGCACAACGCGTTGATCGCCGAGGACGAGCGCTACGTTTCGGTGATCAACCCGACGCGCCAGGGCGTGCTCGTTGCCATGCGTACGGTCTGA
- a CDS encoding methylmalonyl-CoA mutase family protein — protein sequence MTETRRETASGIELRDVYGPEDLEGNDLDADIGAPGSPPFTRGIHSSMYRRRLWTMRQYAGMGTAGETNRRFRYLLEHGQTGLSVAFDLPTQMGLDSDHPRAEGEVGKTGVAIDSIDDMHRLLEDIPLDRVSTSMTINATAPILLVLYELVAEERGFDAAALSGTVQNDLLKEYAARGTYIYPPKPSMRLITDLFAYCGERLPRWNTISISGYHMREAGATAVQEVAFTLANGIAYVHAALQAGLDIDRFAPRLSFFFACHMDFFEEVAKFRAARRMWARIMSERFGAKDPRSLVLRFHTQTGGATLTAQQPQNNIVRTAIEALAAVLGGTQSLHTNSFDEAFALPTEGAAKIALRSQQIIGYETGVANVVDPFGGAYFVEALTDEIEDRARAYLDKIDGFGGAVAAIEAGFYQDEIHESAFHIQQGIESGDRVVVGVNRFHDPDEPSVELQRIGEEEVGAQVERLRRLRRERDTAVVERALGAVRTAATGTDNVLPAMREALRARATLGEVSDVLRDVFGEYRPH from the coding sequence ATGACCGAGACTCGGCGCGAAACCGCGTCCGGGATCGAGCTCCGCGACGTCTACGGGCCCGAGGATCTCGAGGGGAACGATCTCGACGCGGACATCGGCGCACCCGGTTCGCCGCCGTTCACGCGCGGGATCCACTCGAGTATGTACCGACGGCGTCTGTGGACCATGCGCCAGTACGCGGGGATGGGGACCGCCGGCGAGACGAATCGACGTTTCCGCTACCTGCTCGAACACGGGCAGACCGGGCTGTCGGTCGCGTTCGACCTCCCGACGCAGATGGGACTTGATTCGGATCATCCGCGCGCCGAGGGCGAGGTCGGGAAGACCGGCGTGGCGATCGATTCCATCGATGACATGCATCGACTGCTCGAGGACATCCCGCTCGATCGCGTGTCGACCTCGATGACGATCAACGCGACCGCTCCGATCCTGCTGGTGCTGTATGAGCTCGTCGCAGAGGAGCGTGGTTTCGACGCGGCCGCGCTGTCGGGGACCGTGCAGAACGACCTTCTGAAGGAGTACGCGGCGCGCGGCACGTACATCTATCCACCCAAGCCGTCGATGCGTCTGATCACGGACCTGTTCGCGTACTGCGGCGAGCGGCTCCCTCGATGGAACACGATCTCGATCAGCGGGTACCACATGCGCGAGGCAGGGGCGACCGCGGTGCAGGAGGTCGCGTTCACGCTAGCGAACGGCATCGCGTACGTGCATGCGGCGCTCCAGGCCGGCCTCGACATCGACCGGTTCGCGCCGCGGCTCTCGTTCTTCTTCGCCTGCCACATGGACTTCTTCGAGGAGGTGGCGAAGTTCCGTGCGGCGCGCAGGATGTGGGCGCGCATCATGTCGGAACGGTTCGGCGCGAAGGATCCGCGCAGCTTGGTGCTGCGGTTCCACACGCAGACCGGCGGAGCGACGCTCACCGCGCAGCAGCCCCAGAACAACATCGTGCGGACGGCGATCGAGGCGCTCGCCGCGGTGCTCGGTGGGACGCAATCGCTGCACACGAACTCGTTCGACGAGGCGTTCGCGCTCCCCACGGAGGGAGCGGCGAAGATAGCCCTCCGGTCCCAGCAAATCATCGGGTACGAGACCGGCGTCGCGAACGTCGTCGACCCGTTCGGCGGTGCGTACTTCGTCGAGGCGCTCACCGACGAGATCGAGGATCGCGCACGCGCCTACCTCGACAAGATCGACGGGTTCGGCGGTGCCGTCGCCGCGATCGAGGCCGGGTTTTATCAGGACGAGATCCACGAGTCGGCGTTCCACATCCAGCAGGGCATCGAGTCGGGCGACCGCGTCGTCGTCGGCGTGAATCGATTCCACGATCCAGATGAGCCGTCCGTCGAGTTGCAGCGGATCGGCGAGGAGGAGGTCGGCGCGCAGGTGGAGCGCCTACGACGGCTTCGCCGGGAGCGTGACACCGCGGTCGTGGAGCGCGCCCTCGGCGCCGTTCGCACCGCGGCAACCGGGACGGACAACGTCCTGCCGGCGATGCGTGAGGCGCTCCGTGCGCGGGCGACGCTCGGCGAGGTGTCGGATGTCCTGCGCGACGTCTTCGGTGAGTACCGCCCTCACTGA
- the npdG gene encoding NADPH-dependent F420 reductase has protein sequence MDVAIVGGTGEEGFGLALRLVTAGVGVVIGSRSEERGAAAATRAVEVLGVGANVAGTTNELAVSQTDTVIVTVPFEGQAETYRTIKPHLRAGAVVMDATSPLATAVGGRAWHVVRPWHGSAAEQAAAIVGEGARMTAGFHTISARALMDVERPMESDVLVCGDDHEAKTIVGALVERIPGLRWVDCGLLSQARIAETMTALLVSINRQYGIHDSGFRITGRDDWGSKESD, from the coding sequence ATGGACGTCGCCATCGTCGGCGGTACGGGGGAAGAGGGGTTCGGGCTGGCGCTTCGCCTGGTAACGGCGGGCGTGGGCGTCGTGATCGGCTCTCGGTCGGAGGAGCGCGGCGCCGCCGCAGCGACTCGCGCCGTCGAGGTGCTCGGGGTGGGCGCGAACGTTGCCGGCACGACGAACGAGCTCGCCGTCTCGCAGACGGACACCGTGATCGTGACCGTCCCGTTCGAGGGGCAAGCCGAGACGTACCGCACGATCAAGCCGCACCTCCGAGCCGGCGCCGTGGTCATGGACGCGACGAGCCCTCTCGCGACCGCCGTCGGGGGGAGAGCGTGGCACGTGGTCCGTCCATGGCACGGTTCGGCGGCCGAGCAGGCGGCGGCCATCGTCGGCGAGGGAGCGCGGATGACGGCGGGGTTTCACACGATCTCGGCGCGTGCGCTGATGGACGTCGAACGACCGATGGAGAGTGACGTGCTCGTTTGCGGCGACGATCACGAAGCGAAGACGATCGTGGGCGCGTTGGTCGAACGGATCCCGGGGCTCCGGTGGGTCGACTGCGGTCTGCTGTCGCAGGCCCGGATCGCCGAGACGATGACGGCGCTCCTCGTGTCGATCAATCGCCAGTACGGCATCCACGACAGCGGGTTCCGCATCACCGGTCGGGACGATTGGGGCTCGAAGGAGAGCGACTAG
- a CDS encoding DUF5317 domain-containing protein: protein MLLVVFVALAGALVPIAGGRLSALLDLGFRSLWLLATAVALQVAAFVIPGDADAWRITAHVASFPVGLAFVWANRAIPGLWVIAVGALLNGIAIAANGGVMPASASAVRSAGLEADPSGFVNSDVLADPNLLFLGDVFAIPASWPFANVFSVGDVLIAVGAAYSIHATCGSRLVPVRFHRVPTPTHAAEDGSPSRSPSSPNRPDR from the coding sequence GTGCTGCTCGTCGTGTTCGTCGCGTTGGCAGGCGCGCTGGTCCCGATCGCGGGCGGGAGGCTGTCGGCGCTGCTCGACCTCGGGTTCCGATCGCTGTGGCTTCTTGCGACGGCCGTCGCCCTGCAAGTCGCAGCATTCGTGATCCCGGGCGACGCAGATGCGTGGCGGATCACGGCGCACGTCGCGTCGTTCCCGGTGGGCCTCGCGTTCGTGTGGGCAAACCGAGCGATCCCCGGTCTGTGGGTGATCGCGGTCGGTGCCCTACTGAACGGGATCGCCATCGCGGCAAACGGCGGCGTGATGCCGGCCTCGGCGTCCGCGGTTCGATCGGCCGGGCTCGAAGCCGACCCCAGCGGGTTCGTGAACTCGGACGTGCTCGCCGATCCCAATCTGCTCTTCCTCGGCGACGTCTTCGCGATACCGGCGTCGTGGCCGTTCGCGAACGTGTTCAGCGTGGGCGACGTCCTCATCGCCGTCGGCGCTGCCTACTCGATCCACGCGACCTGTGGGTCTCGATTGGTCCCCGTTCGGTTCCACCGCGTGCCGACGCCAACGCACGCGGCAGAGGATGGCTCGCCTAGTCGCTCTCCTTCGAGCCCCAATCGTCCCGACCGGTGA
- a CDS encoding ATP-binding protein: MGLGLLGPLLIRLDLDAIAANTITFWLLAALALIGELFPITLPRESNVEEIGTSTTFGFAVLLAFGTAAAAIVFAAATIVADVLYGKRPFKVLFNVAQYTISVAAAGAVYEAIGGTARISPGSLIAIFAAAAVLFLVNDVLTGVGLALARGEPIVRYLLADFWFQAATAMALVAMSPVALIVADRSLLLVPLLAVPVVAAHWGATTSLENTRLVARLEYALEQEKILSRMKDDFIAVVSHELRTPLTSIQGYLKTLLQLGPGLGDEQGRSFLEAADRQGDRLRRLIEQLLAVAKLEAKVEPLQLSVVSLEEIADDVVLELTPSAHGHTFDLRFRPGLPLVETDDARIHQILSNLVENALKYSPPDTRVTIRGQERGGGVAIMVEDEGGGIPVAAQDRIFERFFQVDSSATRSVGGTGLGLYICKKTSEAIGGRVWLERSTSEGTSFGLWLPWALSSPEAIAPAELIAPESIREHAAALSR; this comes from the coding sequence GTGGGGCTTGGTCTCCTCGGTCCACTCCTCATCCGGCTCGACCTGGACGCAATCGCCGCAAACACGATCACCTTCTGGCTGTTGGCCGCGCTGGCGCTGATCGGCGAGCTGTTTCCGATCACGCTGCCGCGAGAGAGCAACGTCGAGGAGATCGGCACCTCCACCACGTTCGGCTTCGCGGTACTCCTCGCGTTCGGCACGGCGGCGGCGGCGATCGTCTTCGCCGCCGCGACGATCGTGGCCGACGTCCTCTACGGCAAGCGCCCGTTCAAAGTCCTGTTCAACGTGGCCCAGTACACGATCTCGGTGGCGGCCGCGGGTGCCGTCTACGAGGCGATCGGCGGCACGGCTCGCATCTCTCCGGGGTCCCTGATCGCTATCTTTGCGGCGGCGGCGGTGCTCTTCCTGGTCAACGACGTCCTTACCGGAGTGGGGCTCGCGCTTGCACGAGGCGAACCGATCGTTCGCTACCTGCTCGCAGACTTCTGGTTCCAGGCCGCAACGGCGATGGCCCTCGTCGCGATGTCGCCGGTGGCTCTGATCGTGGCCGACCGCAGTCTGCTTCTGGTGCCGCTCCTCGCTGTCCCCGTCGTCGCGGCGCATTGGGGCGCCACGACATCGCTCGAGAACACGCGCTTGGTTGCCCGGCTCGAGTACGCCCTCGAGCAAGAGAAGATCCTGTCCCGGATGAAGGACGACTTCATCGCCGTCGTCTCGCACGAGCTACGGACACCACTGACGTCGATCCAGGGCTACCTCAAGACGCTTCTGCAGCTCGGGCCGGGTCTTGGTGACGAGCAAGGGCGCTCGTTCCTGGAGGCCGCCGACCGGCAGGGGGATCGTCTTCGCCGCTTGATCGAACAGCTACTCGCCGTCGCCAAGCTCGAGGCGAAGGTCGAGCCACTGCAGCTCTCGGTCGTCTCGTTGGAGGAGATAGCCGATGACGTCGTCCTCGAGCTCACACCGAGCGCACACGGTCACACGTTCGACCTCAGGTTCCGACCGGGGCTGCCGCTCGTGGAGACCGACGATGCCCGGATCCATCAGATCCTGTCGAACCTGGTCGAGAATGCGCTCAAGTACTCGCCACCCGACACGCGCGTCACGATCCGGGGGCAGGAACGCGGCGGCGGCGTCGCCATCATGGTCGAGGACGAAGGTGGCGGCATTCCCGTCGCGGCGCAGGACCGCATCTTCGAGCGGTTCTTCCAGGTCGACAGCTCGGCCACGCGAAGCGTCGGCGGCACCGGTCTCGGCCTGTACATCTGCAAGAAGACGAGCGAGGCGATCGGCGGTCGCGTGTGGCTCGAGCGATCGACCAGCGAGGGGACGAGTTTCGGGCTGTGGCTACCGTGGGCTTTGTCATCGCCCGAAGCGATCGCCCCCGCGGAGCTCATCGCTCCGGAGAGCATTCGGGAGCACGCCGCGGCGCTCAGTCGATGA
- a CDS encoding acetyl-CoA carboxylase biotin carboxylase subunit has product MAKPRILIANRGEIAVRIIRTVRELGYTSIAVYSDADRDALHVEMADHSYRIGPPLPAESYLSIGAILEAAAKSRATMVHPGYGFLSERAQFARAVEQANITFIGPPADAIEMMGDKAVARQAADRIGVPIVPGTPEPVTIEDAPREADRIGYPVLVKAAFGGGGRGMHVVRKPEELTAALTRSAREATAYFGRPEIFLERYINRAHHVEAQVIADTHGNAFFLGERDCSVQRRHQKLIEETPSPVVDPELRARIGESALALAKEAGYVNAGTVEGIVDEDGAFYFLEMNTRLQVEHTVTEMVTGLDLVALQIRVALGDKLELDDVAPRGHAIQCRINAEDPARNFLPGPGRVTRYREPSGPFVRVDSFIEAGREIPSDYDSMFAKLVVSGDTRERAIERMLRALGEFRVEGVPTTIPLHRWILGARAFRKSTHTTTWLEKALRDAELELPAGGPQPPPTEVKPPVPAELLVEVDGRRVPVRIFDQRRDTAPRPPSRLTAHHDQAVHSVVTAQMQGTVLRVLVEVGQEIQAGDVVCVLEAMKMENAIPAPREGVVSELPVREGLVVQAGDTLAVID; this is encoded by the coding sequence GATGGCCGATCACTCGTACCGGATCGGTCCGCCGCTCCCCGCCGAGTCCTACCTGTCGATCGGGGCGATCCTGGAAGCGGCCGCCAAGTCGAGGGCGACGATGGTTCACCCCGGCTACGGCTTCCTGTCCGAGCGCGCCCAGTTCGCCCGCGCAGTCGAACAGGCCAACATCACCTTCATCGGGCCGCCGGCAGACGCCATCGAGATGATGGGCGACAAGGCCGTCGCCAGACAGGCGGCCGACCGCATCGGCGTTCCCATCGTCCCGGGGACGCCCGAGCCGGTCACGATCGAGGATGCGCCGCGGGAGGCAGACCGCATCGGCTATCCGGTGCTCGTGAAGGCTGCGTTCGGCGGCGGCGGTCGCGGCATGCACGTCGTCAGGAAGCCCGAAGAGCTCACGGCTGCGCTCACGCGTTCGGCACGCGAGGCCACGGCGTACTTCGGGCGACCCGAGATCTTCCTCGAGCGATACATCAATCGCGCGCACCACGTCGAGGCGCAGGTGATCGCGGACACGCACGGCAACGCGTTCTTCCTGGGCGAGCGCGACTGCTCGGTGCAGCGGCGCCACCAGAAGCTGATCGAGGAGACGCCCTCGCCGGTCGTCGACCCGGAGCTTCGCGCGCGGATCGGCGAGTCGGCGTTGGCCCTCGCCAAGGAGGCGGGCTACGTCAACGCCGGCACGGTCGAGGGAATCGTCGACGAGGACGGCGCCTTCTACTTCTTGGAGATGAACACGCGCCTTCAGGTCGAACACACGGTGACAGAGATGGTCACCGGTCTCGACCTCGTCGCGCTCCAGATCCGCGTCGCACTCGGCGACAAGCTCGAGCTCGACGACGTCGCTCCGCGCGGGCACGCCATCCAGTGCCGCATCAACGCCGAGGATCCCGCGCGGAACTTCCTGCCCGGACCCGGTCGCGTCACGCGGTACCGAGAGCCGTCCGGTCCGTTCGTCCGCGTCGACTCGTTCATCGAGGCCGGACGAGAGATTCCCTCCGACTACGACTCGATGTTCGCGAAGCTCGTCGTGTCGGGTGATACGCGCGAGCGCGCGATCGAGCGGATGCTCCGCGCACTCGGCGAGTTCCGCGTCGAGGGCGTTCCGACGACGATCCCGTTGCACCGGTGGATCCTCGGTGCGCGAGCGTTCCGCAAGTCGACGCATACGACGACGTGGCTCGAGAAGGCCCTACGTGACGCGGAGCTCGAGCTCCCCGCGGGGGGCCCGCAACCCCCGCCGACCGAGGTGAAACCGCCGGTCCCCGCCGAGCTCCTCGTCGAAGTGGACGGTCGGCGCGTGCCCGTGCGGATCTTCGACCAGCGTCGCGACACCGCGCCCCGGCCTCCCAGTCGCCTGACCGCGCACCACGACCAGGCCGTGCACAGCGTCGTCACCGCTCAGATGCAGGGCACGGTCCTCCGGGTGCTGGTCGAGGTGGGCCAGGAGATCCAGGCCGGCGACGTCGTATGTGTCCTCGAGGCGATGAAGATGGAGAACGCGATCCCCGCGCCGCGCGAGGGTGTCGTATCGGAGCTACCGGTCCGCGAAGGACTGGTGGTTCAGGCGGGCGACACGCTCGCCGTCATCGACTGA